The Primulina huaijiensis isolate GDHJ02 chromosome 10, ASM1229523v2, whole genome shotgun sequence region atttttaagtttaattttaaactttgggcaaatttatgtgtgtgtagtatgtatatttaattttgatatgatgtcCACCCACCATGTCCATCAACGAGGTAACACTAACATATTAGATGTAGAATTAGATATGTTTCACTACATTCAATAAACGAGTCACCTCATTGATGTATACGTAAGTATACACGGTTGTGGATAACATATCAGAACTATATATattgtcaaaatttttaatttaaaaaagggTTGCTTAATTGTcttgatttgtttttaaaaacgTGATGTATCTCCATGCAATATGATACAAATTTGACATTGGTGACAAGATTCATTACAGTGTTGACCGAACCACAATGgttgtcattttaaattaaattgagcAGAAGTTAtattaaattgtaaaaatataatGTAAAGTATGTTTCTTGTGAACCGTTATATCTGAGAGACGGGTCAATCCGATCtatatttagaataaaaaataagagATTAAAAATAGTACTTTTCACGACTtttttatctcacaaaattcattCGTTAGTCGATTTCATAGgagtttttatatataatgtatGTATTATAAAAAATCTATTCGATATGTCTATAAAAGACAAGACTTCGttttataaatgaaatttatataattgTAATCCATTTGGGAAAGGTAGATTGGCCCTTTCCTGAATAGACAACATAGAgatttgaattaaatatttcaataaattattatgtttatatgaatttttttattatgtgaaatgatatgatatatattattataataaaaatgattgtGTAATAAATAGGTGTCCATGATGTACAACTAAATGCAGAGAGAGAAAGTACAATATAGAATAGCGGTAGTAGTTTAAAAGCTTAGCTGTACTGGGCGGGATTTTCGGCGTTTTAATCAGATCCAAACCCGATTCGGTAGTCCATATTCCACAGCCTTATTTCATACTTATCGACCATATCTGCCCCGACCCAAGAACCCCTATTTTTGACCCTGTTACAATCGTGTCGGTTTTTCGTTTTTATATAAGGTTGTAAagttttttcatgttttttataTACTTACCTAATATAGTTAATCAAAAACTTGATTGCTTCTTTCATTCTTTTGATCAAATGTTCGTTTTTAATTGTGCTTAAATTGTATTTTTCGTACTTTTAACCATGTTACTTATGCTTGTCAACAGTCACATGTAGCTCTCTCAATAGCTCAGTACTCAAACCACTCTGATTCGATCCGGATATGGATCTGGATCCTGATCGGATCCGTTTTCAGGGTCCATGGTGTATTTCTAGCCTTTTTGAATCACGCTTTCTCTCTCTCTACGAACCATCAGTGCCAACCATCAAGCATTCAGTATAGTCACCCAATTCTTTCTCCGCCTACCTAAAATCTcagtttttgacttttttttcctTGCAAACCCTTTTCATCTTTATATCCTTCGTCAACTAAAAGATTGTAGGGGGTTGAGAGAGAAGAGGAAGTGCGGTGGAGAGAGAAAATTGAAAAAGAGGTTTTGTTTTTTCAAGCAAATGGAAAAAGAATAGATTTTGAAGAATCAACTCGGAGGTTCTGattcatttttattcattttcagAAAGTTAAACTCACCAACGAGAGTTCTGTGCTTTTCTTcgacttattttatttttaatcttgAATAAAGTAAATGCATGCTCATTTGTATGGCAAGAATCCCTGAATTCTTGTATGGGATTGGGTGTTTTGCTCTGTGTATGTGTAAATGAATGAGAGGGGGCTTTTTCTTGAAGTTCAATGAAGGTGCAGCAGAAATGGTCGATCGGTGGAGCGGGGTGGCTTTTGTTGTTTTAGTTTTGTTGTTGTCGTTGTTTGGTTGTACATTAGAGCAGCAATTCTTGGTTTCAACGCAAGATAGATTGGCTTTACTTCAGCTGAGATCTTCACTAGGGTTGAGGGCTAAAGAGTGGCCGGTAAAATCCGACCCCTGTACGGTTTGGGTTGGTATTCAGTGCAACAATGGCCGGGTTACAGGCATCAACATTTCGGGGTTCAGGAGAACTCGAAGAGGAAGCCAAAACCCTCAATTCTCGGTGGATGCCCTCCAGAATTTGACCCTTTTGACCTCTTTTAACTCGTCATATTTCTTGCTTCCTGGGTCGATTCCGGGATGGCTGGGCTTGCAGCTTGCCTCACTCCAAGTGCTTGATCTCAGTTCTTGTTCAATTACTGGTGTCATTCCGACCACACTAGGCAATTTGAGTAGATTAGCTGAACTGTATTTATCTGATAACAATCTCACTGGTGTAGTTCCGTCCAGTTTAGGTCAGTTGTCTCGCCTTTCTGTTCTTGATCTTTCGAGAAACATGCTTACAAGTTCGATACCGGAGTCTTTTGCGGTGCTTGGGAACCTTACTTTACTTGATATGTCTGCAAATTTCTTGTCTGGGGTTATTCCTCCGGGTATTGGGACTATGTCTATGTTGCAGTTCTTGAATCTTTCTGGGAACAGTTTTTCGTCTTCAATACCAGCACAACTCGGTGATCTTTCTAGTCTGGTTGAGCTTGATCTCGGATTTAATTCTCTCACAGGGTCGCTTCCTCTGGATTTTAGGGGTTTGAGAAACTTGCGGCGAATGGTAATTGGGAACAATATTCTTTCAGGTTCACTGGCGGAGGATTTATTTCGTCCTTTGGCTCGATTACAGATTCTTGTTTTGAGTCGTAATGGTTTCACCAATGATTTTCCTGCTGCGTTGTGGTCTATCCCTACACTGCAGTTCCTTGATGTGTCTGTGAATAACTTTACTGGTGGGCTGCCAAATGTGACTTCAAGTACAAATTCTAGTGTTTTAGCACTTAACATTTCCCATAATATGTTTTACGGGAATCTGCCTGTTGTATTCAGAAGCTTCAATTTTATCGATGCATCAAGCAACTATTTCCAAGGCACAGTTCCGAGTAATGCTCGTGGCAACACTTCTCTTGGTTTGAATTGCCTCCAGAACGTCACTAATCAGAGAGGTGCATCTGAATGCGCCTCATTTTATTCTGAGAGGGGCTTAGTGTTTGATGATTTTGGATCAACAAATGGCACTGAAACTCCTCCTGCTGAATCCCATGAGAAGAGTCACAGAAAATTAATCATTTTGGCTGCTGTTCTTGGTGGTGTCGGGATAATCTCTCTCCTTGTAATTTTATTTGTGCTGCTGATTTATTgcaagagaaggagagacacAATAAACCGACGTGGCATTGGTGTGGGGCCTGTTCCTGCCAGTGGAAGTCCACCACCTCCCGGAACATCATTAAATTTTTCAATTCTTGGTGATTCATTTGCCTATCATCAGATTCTCAAGGCCACTGATGAATTCAGTGACTCAAATCTAATCAAGAATGGTCAGTCTGGTGATCTTTTCCGTGGAATCCTTGAAGGTGGAATCCCGGTAGTCATCAAGAAAGTGGATTTGAATTCAATGGTAAAAAAAGAAGCACACATGTTAGAACTTGAGTTTTTCAACAAAGTATCCCACCCTCGATTCGTACAACTATTAGGGCATTGCTTGGAGAACGAGAACGAGAAGTTTCTTGTTTATAAATTCATGCCAAATGGAGACTTGACCAGTTCTTTGTTCAAGAAAACGAAATCCGACGATGATGGTTTGCAATCACTGGATTGGATAACACGACTCAAAATAGCGATTGGAGCTGCCGAGGGTTTGTGTTTCCTACACCATGAGTGCACCCCACCACTTGTTCACAGGTACCTATTTATTTGTATGCCTTCATGGTTGATTCTGTCGTCTTATCAGAACTCTGAAACTAGAGCTCTTTGCCAGTAGAATGGTCAGTAGACAAACACACGTTAGAACTAACTTTGCTCTTTTCTTACTAGTTTGGGTAAAGAACTAGCAAAAGTACTCCGTTATCATAAATGTTATACTAGTAAAtaagtacaaaatattttcttagaaaaaataTCAGCGAAATGTAAAATACGAAACATGATACTACGTATGAGTTCGGAGTGACTCACATATGTTGTCTATCTTGAATGGAATGATATCTATGCAATTCTATATCCTCAATCCTCTTCTAATGATGGAATTGGTTTTGTGTTCTTGAAGGGATGTACATGCCAGCAGCATACTACTTGATGATAAATTTGAAGTAAGATTAGGAAGCTTGAGTAAAGTTTGTGCTCAAGAAGGAGATGCTCATCAAAACAGAATCACAAAATTGCTACGGTTGCCACAGTAAGTAATTTTCTTGTAAAGTAAACTGCTTTAAATTTTCTGTTGCTTGACGTTAAAAAAAGAGTGAAGTTCGAGTCTTTGACTGTGGTGGTGTTAATAATAGCTGTCTCGACATACATGTgcatattttttcatggttttcacatatttttttatttattactaGTCATAAGAGTTTTTCACTTATTTTTGTAGTTCTTAATCATAAGATGTTTTTGGTGATTTCAACATATAAAGAATATTATATGATGCAATACTTTTATTTCTGTCTATGAACCTGACTCAATTTGTTTACGGTATATTTTGCAGGTCATTGGACCAAGGTACATCAGCGAGCTCCTGTAACTGTGGTTTTGTTTGTGTCATCATCTTTTTCCTTTCTCTGTATTGTCATTCACTCTTTGATTTCAATGACCAGGTATGCCTTATGCTACGTGTGCCTATGATGTGTACTGTTTTGGGAAAGTTCTGCTTGAGCTCGTAACTGGTAAACTTGACATCAGTTCGTCCCCTGATTCCAACATGAAAGAGTGGTTGGAATCAACCCTACGTTACATCAGTACAAACAACAAAGAACTCGTCACAAATATCGTGGATACATCACTTGTCATAGATGAGGATCTTCTCGAGGAAGTATGGGCAATGGCAATTGTTGCGAGGTCTTGCCTCAATCCAAAGCCTTCTAGACGCCCACCGATGCGTTATATACTCAAGGCTTTGGAAAATCCACTGAAAGTCGTTAGGGAAGAAAATACAGGCTCGGCTAGGCTTAGAACCGTGTCATCCAGAGGGTCGTTCCATGCTACTTTATTCAGCAGCTGGCGGCACAGCTCGTCGGATGTGGCAGTTGGGACTTCTCGAAAAGTTGAACGAGCTGGAAGTTTCAAACACTCGGGGACAATGGGGTCTCAAGGAAGTGGTCAGAATGTTGATGGAAATGGTAATGGTCATTCATCCTCAACCAGGCGACACTCTGTCGAGATTTTCCCAGAACCTCAGAACGAGCATGATGTAGAGAGAAGGAATGATAATTAAAACAGAAGTTCATTATTCTTGATTCTTGGTGGAAATCTTTGATTGCTGGTTTCCTTGTACATTCTTCTTCATCTCTGAGGTATGGGGTTGAAATTTAGTGGCGTGTGTTCCTCCCCGGTTCATTGATGTTCAAGGAAGGGACTTGCTGGATTTCAGAAGGCGAAAACAGGTTCTTTACATGTTTAAGAGACCCATTATTTTCTGGGAGAGAGTTCTAAGAGTGCAGAGGTGGCAAGGGAGTCAtttgtgttgaaattttttggcaatttattgatatttttatatttgtcCATTGGTGAATTGTAAATTATTACACTGCTATGTCTTTCcgaattggaaaaaaaaaggaaCAGACCAATTTGTTGCGAATATATCAATatctttacaaaaaaaaatggtaataaataaaaagagagAGGTCCCACCGAGATTTGAACTCGGGTTACTGGATTCAGAGTCCAATGTCCTCACCACTAGACCATGGGACCGTGGTGGCTACATGATTTCgctaataatttaatatattataatatattaaataaattttttctacaaaaattattttaaaacaaattaattaagcaCTTGAGGTAAACAATTGTTTTGAAACATTTTGACTAAATCTAATATTCTCCAATGTTCCCATGACGCTACGGAAATGATTTTGGGATTAGTCCCCCAATtacttataatttttaatattttctaaaatttaaaacaacttACTTTCTAATTTTATAACCTCTTTTCCATCGAACccttttttaaaaagtttaaaagcCTTAGAATAATTTAGAAAAAGAGCACATAAACTTAGCCCAATGTATCCAGTTAGTTTGCCTTAGCCAATTTATTTGGAACAGATTTTAAATTGGACAAAACGTAAGACATTGTTACTATTTGGGTACTATAATGTTTGAAATGGAGCCAAAATCCAATAACATCCCATCACACaaagtttatgaaataatcGAATTAATAAAAATCCCAACAAATTGAACCAGTTTTGTCACATAATTGTAatcaaataaattgaatatataattATCAAACTAAGTTTTAGCAATAACTGAGCTAATGAAGTTGGTTCTAGATGACACAAAAACACTCAGTAGATGTGATAATCAAATATAGATCTGATGGAAGAAATCGAATCGAACTAACAAATAAGTTCACTTCTATCATGTTGTATTTGGatggatgaatttgaaatatataaattttgattatttttttattgttaagaatgaaacaatatataaaatcttaaattcatattttaattatatacaCACTagttacataaaataaaatgtattgcAAGTGCtttcattattgatttgattgaattttaaaatctatcataattaacataaaacactatataaatataaaattacgtagttcttttcatatttcttTGTTTCTTCCTTTGTTTTGTTCTCATATCATCGAGTTACTTGACTCACTTACACTCTAATGCAGGCTTTCatatgtgaaaaaaaaataatattgattaGGATAGATGAAAACTTTTTTACATTTAATCTCGCATAAATAAGTTAATTTTAGATGGATGAATTTGGATTTTCACTAcctataaaatataaaatatgaaattattttatatgtgtAACCTTTTTGTGAACACAAAAactctcgtgagacggtctcacggatcaatttcgtgggtcgaatatcttatttgggtcatccataaaaaaatattactttttatgctaaaaatattactttttattgtgaatatcgatataaTTGATGCGCCTCACATAAGACTTACTCTTTTGTAAATTGTGCAAGAAGACCCAAAAATATTCAATCAGCTTCACAAATCAGAAAGGAACAATGTGGTGGTCATTTTAAGCCACAGGTGACATATGATACAAATTACATTGATTACGCAATCCAAGGATTTATTTGCCACGACACTTGGTATTTCCTACTTTGTTGATTATCAAAACAACATATCAATCCATAAAACAATCACTAAGTATTTCAAATGATGGCCAAATGGTTTGCTGCAAAGTGGAATCAAATCGAGCCGCTCGTCGCGAGATGTTCGAACGGATTGAAAAACATGTTTATTATTTGTCTGTGAAAGAGACAAATCAGCACTTGGATGAGATAATTTGATTCGAAATAAGAGATTTAATATGAATAATGGATTTTGAAAAACATAAATTGTTTGtgtatttgaaatcatttataattattatcatgTTAAACAGAGATGGATGATACACCCGAAATCATGAATTTGATATGACTCAATCTAATTGAATTATTCGAAAGAAGCTAACCGATCAATCAAAGTTTGAATGTAATTCAATTTTGATTGACTTCGAGTCGAaccataataattttaagtgttTGTCTATTACTAGAaaattgaaagtttattttttaaaattccgtctttttaaaaatataaattaaattttaattttaaaaattttaaacatcttAAACTTTGAGTAGgtgtcttgtgagacggtctcacgaatctttacccgtgagacgggtcaactttatcgatattcacaataaaaagtaatatttttaatataaaaagtaatattttttcatgtatgatcCAATTAAgaaattcgtctcacaaaatataatttatgaaattgtctCACACAAGcttttactttaaaattttttattggattgatatatatttttcggCCTGAATTT contains the following coding sequences:
- the LOC140986295 gene encoding probable LRR receptor-like serine/threonine-protein kinase At2g16250, whose amino-acid sequence is MRGGFFLKFNEGAAEMVDRWSGVAFVVLVLLLSLFGCTLEQQFLVSTQDRLALLQLRSSLGLRAKEWPVKSDPCTVWVGIQCNNGRVTGINISGFRRTRRGSQNPQFSVDALQNLTLLTSFNSSYFLLPGSIPGWLGLQLASLQVLDLSSCSITGVIPTTLGNLSRLAELYLSDNNLTGVVPSSLGQLSRLSVLDLSRNMLTSSIPESFAVLGNLTLLDMSANFLSGVIPPGIGTMSMLQFLNLSGNSFSSSIPAQLGDLSSLVELDLGFNSLTGSLPLDFRGLRNLRRMVIGNNILSGSLAEDLFRPLARLQILVLSRNGFTNDFPAALWSIPTLQFLDVSVNNFTGGLPNVTSSTNSSVLALNISHNMFYGNLPVVFRSFNFIDASSNYFQGTVPSNARGNTSLGLNCLQNVTNQRGASECASFYSERGLVFDDFGSTNGTETPPAESHEKSHRKLIILAAVLGGVGIISLLVILFVLLIYCKRRRDTINRRGIGVGPVPASGSPPPPGTSLNFSILGDSFAYHQILKATDEFSDSNLIKNGQSGDLFRGILEGGIPVVIKKVDLNSMVKKEAHMLELEFFNKVSHPRFVQLLGHCLENENEKFLVYKFMPNGDLTSSLFKKTKSDDDGLQSLDWITRLKIAIGAAEGLCFLHHECTPPLVHRDVHASSILLDDKFEVRLGSLSKVCAQEGDAHQNRITKLLRLPQSLDQGMPYATCAYDVYCFGKVLLELVTGKLDISSSPDSNMKEWLESTLRYISTNNKELVTNIVDTSLVIDEDLLEEVWAMAIVARSCLNPKPSRRPPMRYILKALENPLKVVREENTGSARLRTVSSRGSFHATLFSSWRHSSSDVAVGTSRKVERAGSFKHSGTMGSQGSGQNVDGNGNGHSSSTRRHSVEIFPEPQNEHDVERRNDN